One Bacteroidota bacterium genomic window, ACATTTTGTTTGTTTTCTCTATCCTTTTTCTTCAAACCCATTTCCACCAAGCTGCGTCTTGCTATTACGGAAGTAAAACGTTCGTCAGCGCGTTCAATCTTTATTTGCGGAAATGTCTTAGCTAACAAAGATATAAATTTTTCGATATGGGGTGTTGCGTCCGTATCGTCTCCATTTAAACGGGTTGGCTTACCTACTACAAAACAAGTTACTTCTTCTTTAGCCGTATAATCTTTTAAATATTGTATTACATCTTTGCTATGTACTGTAGCCAATGTATTTGCAATAATCTGCATAGGGTCGGTTACTGCTAAACCAACTCTTTTTGTTCCATAATCTATTGCTAATATTCTTGGCATTTCTAAAAGCTCTTTTAGTGTTTAAAATGGCGGATACCTGTAAAGTACATCACCATTTTATTTTGGTTGCAATAGGTAATGGAAGCATCATCTTTCACAGAACCACCTGGTTGAATTACGGTTTGAATACCTTCGTTGAATGCTATTTCTACGCAATCAGGAAAAGGAAAAAATGCATCGCTGCTCATGACTGAATTATTCAAATCAAATTCAAAAGCTTTGGCTTTACCAATGGCTTGTTTCAATGCATCTACACGCGATGTTTGTCCGCAACCTATACCTAATAATTGTTTGTTTTTAGCCAATACAATGGTGTTTGATTTGGCATGTTTTACTATTTTATCGGCAAACAACAAGTCTTCAATTACCTGCTGATTAGCGCTGTTTTCAGTTACTAAAGTTAAGTTATCTGCTGTTAAAATAACGCTGTCTTTATCTTGCTCCAAATGTCCGTTTAACACGGTACGCATGGTTTTACCGTTTGGCAAATCACCTTTTTTAGCAAGTATAATTCTGTTCTTTTTGCTCTTTAAAATTTGCAATGCGGCTTCGTCATAACCTGGAGCAATTAATACTTCTAAAAATATTTTATCCATAGCGGTAGCTGTTTCTACATCTATGTTTCTATTGGCAACTATTACACCTCCAAAAGCCGAAACAGGGTCGCCTGCTAAAGCATCTGTCCAGGCTTGTGCTATGGTATCTCTGCTTGCTAATCCACAAGGATTATTGTGTTTGATAACCGCAACAGTTGGTTCTGAAAAATCTTCAATTAAATGGGTAGCTGCATCTACATCTAACAAATTATTATACGATAATTCTTTGCCGTGTAACTGGGTAAACATGGCATTTAAATCGCCATAAAAAACACCTTTTTGATGTGGATTTTCACCATAACGCAATACTTGTGCAGGCATGGTACTTAATGCTGCAAATTGTGTTTGGTTAAAATAGTTTTGAATAATGGTATCGTAAGCAGCAGTAGTTGCAAATGCTTTGGCTGCATACATTTTACGTTGTTCTATACTGGTACTTCCGTTTTGTGCCAATATGGTTTCAGCTAAAACAGCATAATCATTTTTATCGCAAATAATGCAGGTATCGTTATGGTTTTTGCCTGCTGCCCTGATTAGGGAAACACCACCAATATCTATTTTCTCTATAATTTTACTTTCTTCACTGGTGCTGGCCAATGTTTCTTCAAACGGGTATAAATCCACTACCACCAAATCAAAATAAGGCATATTGAATTCTGCCATTTCTTTTTGGTCTTGCTCATTGGCTCTGCGCGCTAAAATACCGCCAAACACTTTTGGGTGTAATGTTTTTACTCTTCCTCCTAAAATACTGGGATATTCGGTTAAGTCTTCTACCCTGTTTACTTTTATACCTAGTTGTTCAATATAATCTTGCGTTCCTCCAGTTGAATAAATATTAACTCCTAATTGGTTCAGGGCTTTTGCCAAAACATCTAAACCATCTTTGTAAAAAACTGAAATTAAAGCATTTTGCATGCTGCGCGCTTGATTCATAAAAAAATTTATTGTTAAAAATGAGCCGCGAAAGTAACACTATCCATTTATTTAAAACAGCACTTTTTAATCAAATAATATGGTTATTTAGGTTGAATTGTTAAATTGTTATTGCTTTAGCTTAGCATATTTAACAAAATAATCAAACTTTACATTTTATCCTTTCTGCTGATGTGCCAATTTTCCGAGTAGTTTCAGCGCGGCCTCTACTTTATCGCTCCATTTTAATCCAAAATTTAACCTGAAACAATTGTCGTACTGTTGTTGCAGAGTGTACATGCTGCCGGGACTAATATTTATTTTGTGTTGTATGGCTTGATCATACAGCTTCAAGGAGCTTTGGTTTTTGTTTAATTCTACCCACAGAATAAAGCCTCCATCGGGTTTGCTTACACGGGTTCCTGCCGGAAAATATTCGGCAATGCAACGCAGGTAATGTTGTAAATTGCTATAGAGGGTCTGGCTTAGTTTTCGCAAATGGGCATCGTATCGGTCGTTTTCCATAAAATGGGCAATGGCTTCGTGGGCTAAAGTATTGGTGGAAACGGAATGGTAACGTTTGGTTCTGTCCAGTTTTTCTTTAAACTTTCCGGGAGCTACCCAGCCCACGCGATAACCTGAAGCCAATGTTTTGGAGAATGAACCACACCACAAAACAATGCCACTTTCGTCAAAAGCTTTGCAGGTGGAGGGCCTTTGACTGCCAAAATAAATATCGCCATATAGGTCGTCTTCAATTAAAGGTACATTGTGTTTTTCCATTAACTTTACTACTTCCTTTTTATGTTCAGTAGGCATACAGCTACCAACTGGATTGCTAAAGTTACTGACCAATAAGCACAGCTTTATTTTTTTCTTTTCGAGCACTTTTTTCAAAGCATCTATCTCTACTCCGGTGATGGCATTGGTAGGCAATTCAATTACGTTTAAACCTAAACTTTTGGCCAGTTGTAATATGCCAAAAAATATAGGGCTTTCTACTACTATGGTATCGCCTTTGGTGGTTAATGCTATCAGGCAAAAAGCCAGTGCATCCATACAACCTGATGTAGTAGTTATATCGTGTTCGTTTAATTTACCACCCCAAATCATAGCCCGTTTAGCTATTTGTTGTTTTAGTTTTGTATTACCCTGGTGGCTGTAAAAAACTCCACTGTCGGGCAAATGGCGCATGGCATGCAGCATGGCTTTATTCAGTTTAGCTACAGGCAATAGTTCTAAAGCAGGTGTACCCATGGAGAACAATATTTTACTCTTTGCCGCATTGTCGGAAACGGTTGCAATAATATTTTCTATTTCTTCCATGCCATAAGTAAGTACAGGGCTGCTTGTGGTAGGTGCACTCAACGCATGTTTGTATGCATACGAAACATAATAGCCTGACTGTGGACGTGATTCAATTAAGCTCTTACTTTCTAACAAAAAATACGATTGCAATGCCGTACTCATGCTTACGCCATACTCATGGCAAATGCTCCTTAATGACGGAAGCTTATCACCTGTTTTTAATACTTCGGTTTTTATATGGTGCTCTATGGTTTGACTTATCTGTTGGTATAAAGGTGGTTTTTGTGTCATGGTATTTTACAAACTGTACTTGCCAAAAATACAATAATTGTATCTGTACTTGTATTTATATTTTATCCACTTTTGCCTCCGACTTATTACAACTCTTGTATGAATACTTACCAATATGAATTAATAGAAACAAAAGAAGCGCTAAAGATCAGTAAAGAACTAATGGCGCTTGGAGGCATAGCGTTTGGGCAGCATTCGCCTAAGATGAGCGCTGACAATGCCGCTAAAATGCAGGCAGGTATTGCCAATGAAAAAATGTGGACTGGTATGATTGAAACAGCAAAAGTATTTGTCTGCAAAAACAAGGAAGCGTTAGTTGGTATGGCTTTCTTAATTCCCAAAGGAAACCCTTGGGATATATTTAAAGCGGAATGGTGTTATTTAAGAATGGTGAGCGTGCACCCAAACCACCAAGGTTATGGCATAGGAAAAAAATTAACACAAATGTGTATTGATTACGCAAAAGAAACCAACGAGCAAACCATGGCTTTACACACTTCTGAAATGATGGACGCAGCCAGGCATGTGTATGAGAATTTGGGCTTTACTATACTGGAAGAAATTGAACCACGTTTGGGAAAGAGATACTGGATTTATACTTTAAACTTAAATTAACTATACTTGATTCAAATTTAAATATTGTCAGCATGAGAACAGCAACATGGACTGAATTATCAGCAATTATAACCAGTATTCCAAAGGTCTTTCATCAAATGTCGGAGGAGGAATTTTCTTTTAAATCGGGCCCAGACAAATGGAGCAGAAAGGAAATATTAGGCCACTTAATTGACAGTGCTACTAATAACCATCATCGTTTTGTACGAAGCCAATTTGAAGAGGTGCCAATCATTACTTATGAACAAAACAACTGGAACCGATTCAACTATTATGAACATTTGGGTAAACAACAACTGATTGACTTTTGGACGCTGTATAACAAACAAATACTGGCACTCATGGAACAAATGCCTGATGAACATTTAGCTAAAAAATGCAATACAGGAGGCGCAGAACCTCTAACTATTGAGTATTTGTTTACTGACTATGTACAACACATAAAACACCATTTAACCCAAATTATACCATAAATTTTTTATCTGATAACTAAATGGAAATAATAGAAACAACTGAATTATCTGCCGACCAACAAAATGCTGCTTTGCTGCTTTGGAACAATGAGTACCCTGTAAAATTAAGGTATCATAACATGGCTGAGTTTACTATTTATTTAGAGGGCTTGCAACAGGTTCATCATTTCTTTTTAGTGGATGCGTTACAAAACATAGCAGGCTGGGCTTTTGCTTTTACACGTAACGATGAAAGATGGTTTGCCATTATTCTTGACAGCAGCATTCACCAAAAAGGGTATGGCAGTATGTTATTAAATAAACTGAAAGAAAAGGAACCGATATTAAACGGATGGGTAATTGACCACGATAGGGATTTTAAACTAAATGGTGAAAAATATGTATCGCCTTTGCCTTTTTATTTAAAAAACAATTTTGTTACACATCCTGATATACGAATTGATGCAGAAAAATTATCGGCAGTAAAAATTAAATGGACAAATTAGCATGAACTATTTTAACCCTGAATCGGCTGCGGCAAGGTATGCAAAAGGTCGGCCTGATTTTCACGACAACACTATTGCGCAGGTAAAAGATTTTTTACAGCTTACCCGCAGCATAAATAAAGCGCTTGACATAGCTTGCGGAACAGGGCTTTCAACCAAAGCATTATTGACTATAGCCGAACATGTATATGGAACTGACACATCGGAACATATGCTTAATAATGCAGTAAAAAATGATGCTATCCGATACCGATTGGCTGCTGCTGAACAACAACCTTTCGACAACAAAATATTTGACTTAATTACGGTTTGCTCGGGTGTGCATTGGTTTAATATTGATGCTTTTTTAAATGAAGCCAACCGTTTGTTAAAAGACGATGCATGGCTTATATTATATGATAACTTTTTTATAGCCGACATGGAATTGACGGATGGATTTAAGGATTGGTATTTGACTACTTATCTGGAGAAATATCCTGCTCCCAAACGAAACGAAAGTTATGATTGGTCAAATGAGAATTTACAACACAAGCAGTTTGCATTGGTACACGAAAGTAATTTTACCAATGCTGTGGATTTTACTAAGAGTGAACTGGTACTTTATTTCACAACGCAAAGCAATGTTATAGCCACAGTAGAAAGTGGCAACACTACTTACAACGAAGTAGAAGAATGGTTACATAAAGAACTTAGTGCTTTTTTCACCCATAACGATACCTGTAAAACCATTCACTACGGTAACTGGATTAAGTATATTCAAAAAACGAATTAATATGCATTGGATAAAATACCCAACTTCTTTAAGCAGTGAAATCATTGATTTAATACCGCTTGAAAAGGAACATTTCCCTGAGCTCATAGCTCTTTCCAAAGAAGAAAAAATATGGCAGTTTTATTTGTTTGATGGTGCCAATACGGATGTATTACTATCGGTATTAAACAAAACCTTGCTTGACCGTGAACAAGGCACTCAATTTCCTTTTGTGGTATATCATAAAGTTGATAAAAAAATTATTGGCAGTACACGCTTAATGGATATTCAGGCTGAACATAAAAAGCTGGAAATAGGTGCTACGTGGATACATCCTGAATACTGGGGAACGCCTGTAAACTTACACTGTAAATTACTATTGCTGCAATTCTGTTTCGAAAAACTACAAGCTATTCGGGTACTTATAAAAACGGATGCAAACAATATACGCTCACGCAGGGCAATTGAAAAATTGGGTGCTCAGTTGGAAGGTGTTTTACGCCAGGATATGATAAGGCACAATGGTATTATAAGAAGTACCGCACACTACAGCATTCTAAACCATGAATGGAGCCAGATAAAACTGCATTTAACATCATTACTTGCCAAACAACATGAGCCGCATCATTGATAAAGAAACTGCACCCGGTTATACTTGGGGCGATAACTGTAATGCTATTAACCTAGTTAATACGGAAACGTTATCGGTAAAACAGGAAAGCATGCCTCCACATACTAAGGAAGTGTTGCACTTTCATAAGCATGCGCAACAGTTTTTTTATATACTAAAAGGCACTGCTACTTTTTATTGTAATGGTGAAAAAGAAATGGCGCATGCACAACAAGGTATATTAATAGCCCCAGAGGAACAACACTTTATTGCCAATGAAACAGCAGAACAATTGGAGTTTTTAGTCATATCTCAACCTGCAACTGATAAGGATAGGGTAAACATAACACCAACCCATTAAGCAAAAAACATACAAAATAGTGCATAGAAAATTTAATAAAATGAGTAATATGCGATCCTAACTAATAGACAAAAAACCTATTAATTGCTACCGCTATTATGAGTATAAAAAACGCCATACGATTAACTTTAAATTTTTTACACTTAGACCTTACCAAAAATTTAGAATACGACAGGTTAACCAAAGCCATTATGAAACGTGTCATTCAACCCTACAGTAATTGTATTGATGTGGGCTGCCATAAAGGGGAGATTTTAGATACTATTTTACAATTAGCACCCAATGGTACACACTTTGGTTTTGAACCTATACCCAGTTTATATAACAACTTAAAACAAAAGTATGCTGATAAAGCTACTATCTATCCGTATGCTTTAGCTGATGCCAATGGTAAATCAACTTTTCAGTTTGTAAAAAATGCACCTGCTTATAGCGGCTTAAAGAAAAGACGTTACGATACTGACAAGCCTGATATTGAAGAAATAGAAGTAGAAATTAAAACACTGGATGAACTAATACCGAATCATTTAAAGATAAATTTTGTTAAAATAGATGTAGAAGGTGCAGAATTTGGTGTACTAAAAGGTGCCAGAGAATTACTGAAACGCGATAAGCCCGTTGTTGTATTTGAATGTGGCATGGGTGCCAGTGATTATTATGATACTAAACCGGCTTATATATTCGCTTTTATAACGAATGAAATAGGGCTTTCGGTTTCTACTTTAAAATCGTTTATCAATAACGGTAAACCATTAACGGCAGATGAGTTCGCGGATTGCTTCAACAACAGTAAAGAGTATTATTTTATTGCACACGCTTAATTAAAAGCGTGCTATCCGTTTTCTAAATCATTTAGGTATAAGGTGCAAACTTGTCGTACTGTTTGCTCCACTTTTTCAAAGTTAAAATCAATAGCTGCGCGAATTTTTGTGTTGTTGTAATAATATTTCTTTTGCGAAGCTCTTGCTGTTTCTTTGGTTAAATTAAATTTTGATATGCCTGTCATTCGTACCAAAGCAAACAAACGCCAGGCTATTTCGCCCATCCAAGGCTTAACCAGTATAGCAGGTTTTTTCACACCAAAGTTTTCAGCCATCATATCAAATAAGTGTTTTATGCTTACACTTTCGCTACATAAAATATATCGGCTACCAAAAATATTTTGCTCCATTAAGGTATAACATACTTTGGCTATATCCTCTACATCTACATACCCATTTACGCCTTGTGTGTACAAAGGCATACCTTTATAAACGGATTGAAACAGGTTAATAGAGCCTTTGGTAAAATCGCCATAACCTAAAATTACACCCGGGTTAACTATACAAATATTCAATCCTTCTTCTTTGCCACGCCATACTTCCATTTCGGCTTTGTACTTGCTAATGGCGTAATTGGAGTTTAATTTATTGTTTTCCCATTTACAATTTTCATCAATGGTGGCACCATCAATACTACGGCCAATAGCCGCAATAGAACTAATGTAACAGAACTTTTTAACACTATACATAAGGGCCAGGTTAACCATATTAGCAGTACCTTCTACATTGGTCTTCATCATCTTTTCTTTGTCAGCCTGGTCAAAACTAACCATGGCCGCACAATGGTAAACTTCTGTTACTTCATTAAAGGCCTGCTCTAACAAGGGCATATCCAATATATCAGCATCAGCCCAAACAATGGTTGCGTACAATGCATCTTTGGCTTTAGTATCAAAATGCTTAAAATGGTAATTAAAAATTTTATCAAATTCAGCCAATGAAGCTGTTTTGCGTTTAATTAATTTTATTTTTCTTTGGTGTTGCAGCAAATGGCAAGCCACGTGAGCCCCCAAAAAACCTGTCGATCCGCTAATTAAAATCACTGTTTGTGGATATGTTTATTTAATATCACAACAAATTAATGAGTTTTGCCCCAAATAGTAAGCAAAAAATAAAATCATTTTATAACTGCTTCACGCAAACCAATCTTTAGCATACATGGAATTTTTAAAACCACTATCATCCTCTTTTTTTGATGAAGTAAGCACACAGTGTAGTCCCACCAGTTTATTTCACTATACCGATTTTTTTCATAATGCTGATAAATCATTACAACATTACCAATTGGCTATAGTGGGCATTTGCGATGAAAGACTGAATGAATCAACCAAAGGAATCAGTAAAAGTGCGGATGAAATACGTAAGGAATTTTATCGGTTAATAAAACCAAGATACGACATAAAAATAATTGACTTAGGCAATATTGAAGCGGGCAATACTATCACCGATACTTACTTTGCGGTAAGGCAAACATTAAGCGAGCTTTTAAAACAAAAAATAGTTTGTTTACTGATAGGGGCCAGCGAAGATTTTATATACCAGCAATACGCTGCTTATGAGCAAACACATTTCAATATGAATGTGGTATTAGCCGATGCTCGCGTGGCGTTGAAAACGGTTGACGATAATCCATTGGCTAGTGGTTACCTGTCAAACATTATAGCGCATCCGAAAAACTATTTATTCAATGTAGCCCATGTTGGCCACCAAAGTTATTTTGTAGAGCCTGAAAGTTACGATGCATTTGAAAGAATGAATTTTGACATGATGCGTTTGGGTTTGTTTAAAGGTAAAATACAAAACATTGAACCACTTTGCCGTAACGCTGATATGATGGCCTTTAACATGAACACCATAAAAGGCTCTGATGCACCCGGCCAGGTATTACCATCGGCTAACGGATTTAGTGGTGAGGATGCTTGCCAGATAGCACGTTATGCAGGTATTAGCAACGATATAAGCTCGTTTGGTATTTATAATATTAACCCTGCTAAGGATATCAGCAATTTAACCAGCCAATTGGCAGCTCAAATGTTATGGTATTTTATTGATGGCTTTTATGCACGCAAAAATGAATACCCTACGGCTGATAGCAATGATTATATGATTTACTATACCAGTATTCAAGGTACTTATGAAATAAATTTTTATAAAAACAAATATACTGACAGGTGGTGGATGGAAGTGCCTTATCCAAAAGACAGAAGTAATCAAAAGGGTTCATTTATGGTGCCTTGTAGTTATAGTGATTATGAAATTGCCATGACGGATGAAATACCTGACAGATGGATTAAAGCTTACCAGAAACTAATTTAATACCGCAACAGAAACTAATAATAAATGGACGAAAAAACGAAGTATACTTTTTTTGAAAATGTATTTGAAGTAGTAAAACTAATTCCATTTGGCAAAGCTACAAGCTATGGCGCAATAGCCCGTTATTTGGGTGCTGCCAAAAGTAGCCGTATGGTTGGCTATGCTATGAACTCAAGTCATTTGTTGTTACACAAAGTACCTGCACACAGGGTAGTAAACAGAAACGGATTACTAACGGGCAAACATCATTTTGGAGGTGATACGATGCAGAAACTATTGGAAGCGGAAGGTTTTGTAATAGTAGATGATAAAATACAAAACTTTAAAAAGCACTTTTGGGATCCCAATGAAGCACTTGCTATGTAACTATTAAAAGTAACAATAGGCTGAATAACTAAACAGCTTGTATACTTTCAATAGTTGTTATACTAAATACAGCAGAAATTTATTTTAAATAACTAATTTGTAAATTCGGTTGGTAGGTATTACAACACCTTGTTTTAAAATTACAATCTTATCGGTAACACCCCAAACGGTTGTTTCAACCAATCTTCTTACGCTATCGTCTTCAAAGTAAATTTTTATTTTGGTATGTTCTAAATTACCTAAACTCAGCGCCCTGTTTAAATCCTGATCACGTTGCTTTATTAACTCTTTGTCTTTTAATATTTCTTCACTTGGAAATTTCAAATGTTCAATTTCCTCTTTTTCTATTTTTTCAAAATCAGCTATCATAATTTTATGTCTTAAGCAGGTTGTATAACAAATGTATTAATTGCATGTAAAAAAGCTATACAAAAAATAAAAAGTTTATATTTTTTTGATAAAACTATTCATTATCAATATCATGTATCATTAAAATTGCATTTTTTAAACCTGATTATTAAAATTAAAGCAATACTTTTTTGCCTTTTCTGCTTTTTATTAAATTGACTATTTTATTATAATTGTAAGCATTTATTCTTACGCTTGAGTTTCCATAATAACATATCGTTTCCGCATATTTTGCAATTAATAAGCAAAGGCGAAGGGGAGCAACTTGACTTTAAAAAAACCATTTCATCGGCCAGTAAAATAGCCAAGACAATGGCTGCTTTTGCTAACCATAAAGGCGGTACTTTATTGGTGGGCGTTAACGATAATAAAATG contains:
- the ruvX gene encoding Holliday junction resolvase RuvX; protein product: MPRILAIDYGTKRVGLAVTDPMQIIANTLATVHSKDVIQYLKDYTAKEEVTCFVVGKPTRLNGDDTDATPHIEKFISLLAKTFPQIKIERADERFTSVIARRSLVEMGLKKKDRENKQNVDQVSAVLILQTYMSMM
- the purH gene encoding bifunctional phosphoribosylaminoimidazolecarboxamide formyltransferase/IMP cyclohydrolase, with the translated sequence MNQARSMQNALISVFYKDGLDVLAKALNQLGVNIYSTGGTQDYIEQLGIKVNRVEDLTEYPSILGGRVKTLHPKVFGGILARRANEQDQKEMAEFNMPYFDLVVVDLYPFEETLASTSEESKIIEKIDIGGVSLIRAAGKNHNDTCIICDKNDYAVLAETILAQNGSTSIEQRKMYAAKAFATTAAYDTIIQNYFNQTQFAALSTMPAQVLRYGENPHQKGVFYGDLNAMFTQLHGKELSYNNLLDVDAATHLIEDFSEPTVAVIKHNNPCGLASRDTIAQAWTDALAGDPVSAFGGVIVANRNIDVETATAMDKIFLEVLIAPGYDEAALQILKSKKNRIILAKKGDLPNGKTMRTVLNGHLEQDKDSVILTADNLTLVTENSANQQVIEDLLFADKIVKHAKSNTIVLAKNKQLLGIGCGQTSRVDALKQAIGKAKAFEFDLNNSVMSSDAFFPFPDCVEIAFNEGIQTVIQPGGSVKDDASITYCNQNKMVMYFTGIRHFKH
- a CDS encoding PLP-dependent aminotransferase family protein — translated: MTQKPPLYQQISQTIEHHIKTEVLKTGDKLPSLRSICHEYGVSMSTALQSYFLLESKSLIESRPQSGYYVSYAYKHALSAPTTSSPVLTYGMEEIENIIATVSDNAAKSKILFSMGTPALELLPVAKLNKAMLHAMRHLPDSGVFYSHQGNTKLKQQIAKRAMIWGGKLNEHDITTTSGCMDALAFCLIALTTKGDTIVVESPIFFGILQLAKSLGLNVIELPTNAITGVEIDALKKVLEKKKIKLCLLVSNFSNPVGSCMPTEHKKEVVKLMEKHNVPLIEDDLYGDIYFGSQRPSTCKAFDESGIVLWCGSFSKTLASGYRVGWVAPGKFKEKLDRTKRYHSVSTNTLAHEAIAHFMENDRYDAHLRKLSQTLYSNLQHYLRCIAEYFPAGTRVSKPDGGFILWVELNKNQSSLKLYDQAIQHKINISPGSMYTLQQQYDNCFRLNFGLKWSDKVEAALKLLGKLAHQQKG
- a CDS encoding GNAT family N-acetyltransferase translates to MNTYQYELIETKEALKISKELMALGGIAFGQHSPKMSADNAAKMQAGIANEKMWTGMIETAKVFVCKNKEALVGMAFLIPKGNPWDIFKAEWCYLRMVSVHPNHQGYGIGKKLTQMCIDYAKETNEQTMALHTSEMMDAARHVYENLGFTILEEIEPRLGKRYWIYTLNLN
- a CDS encoding DinB family protein, translating into MRTATWTELSAIITSIPKVFHQMSEEEFSFKSGPDKWSRKEILGHLIDSATNNHHRFVRSQFEEVPIITYEQNNWNRFNYYEHLGKQQLIDFWTLYNKQILALMEQMPDEHLAKKCNTGGAEPLTIEYLFTDYVQHIKHHLTQIIP
- a CDS encoding GNAT family N-acetyltransferase, whose protein sequence is MEIIETTELSADQQNAALLLWNNEYPVKLRYHNMAEFTIYLEGLQQVHHFFLVDALQNIAGWAFAFTRNDERWFAIILDSSIHQKGYGSMLLNKLKEKEPILNGWVIDHDRDFKLNGEKYVSPLPFYLKNNFVTHPDIRIDAEKLSAVKIKWTN
- a CDS encoding class I SAM-dependent methyltransferase, translated to MNYFNPESAAARYAKGRPDFHDNTIAQVKDFLQLTRSINKALDIACGTGLSTKALLTIAEHVYGTDTSEHMLNNAVKNDAIRYRLAAAEQQPFDNKIFDLITVCSGVHWFNIDAFLNEANRLLKDDAWLILYDNFFIADMELTDGFKDWYLTTYLEKYPAPKRNESYDWSNENLQHKQFALVHESNFTNAVDFTKSELVLYFTTQSNVIATVESGNTTYNEVEEWLHKELSAFFTHNDTCKTIHYGNWIKYIQKTN
- a CDS encoding GNAT family protein → MHWIKYPTSLSSEIIDLIPLEKEHFPELIALSKEEKIWQFYLFDGANTDVLLSVLNKTLLDREQGTQFPFVVYHKVDKKIIGSTRLMDIQAEHKKLEIGATWIHPEYWGTPVNLHCKLLLLQFCFEKLQAIRVLIKTDANNIRSRRAIEKLGAQLEGVLRQDMIRHNGIIRSTAHYSILNHEWSQIKLHLTSLLAKQHEPHH
- a CDS encoding cupin domain-containing protein, whose protein sequence is MSRIIDKETAPGYTWGDNCNAINLVNTETLSVKQESMPPHTKEVLHFHKHAQQFFYILKGTATFYCNGEKEMAHAQQGILIAPEEQHFIANETAEQLEFLVISQPATDKDRVNITPTH
- a CDS encoding FkbM family methyltransferase, coding for MSIKNAIRLTLNFLHLDLTKNLEYDRLTKAIMKRVIQPYSNCIDVGCHKGEILDTILQLAPNGTHFGFEPIPSLYNNLKQKYADKATIYPYALADANGKSTFQFVKNAPAYSGLKKRRYDTDKPDIEEIEVEIKTLDELIPNHLKINFVKIDVEGAEFGVLKGARELLKRDKPVVVFECGMGASDYYDTKPAYIFAFITNEIGLSVSTLKSFINNGKPLTADEFADCFNNSKEYYFIAHA
- a CDS encoding NAD-dependent epimerase/dehydratase family protein, with amino-acid sequence MILISGSTGFLGAHVACHLLQHQRKIKLIKRKTASLAEFDKIFNYHFKHFDTKAKDALYATIVWADADILDMPLLEQAFNEVTEVYHCAAMVSFDQADKEKMMKTNVEGTANMVNLALMYSVKKFCYISSIAAIGRSIDGATIDENCKWENNKLNSNYAISKYKAEMEVWRGKEEGLNICIVNPGVILGYGDFTKGSINLFQSVYKGMPLYTQGVNGYVDVEDIAKVCYTLMEQNIFGSRYILCSESVSIKHLFDMMAENFGVKKPAILVKPWMGEIAWRLFALVRMTGISKFNLTKETARASQKKYYYNNTKIRAAIDFNFEKVEQTVRQVCTLYLNDLENG
- a CDS encoding formimidoylglutamase, producing MEFLKPLSSSFFDEVSTQCSPTSLFHYTDFFHNADKSLQHYQLAIVGICDERLNESTKGISKSADEIRKEFYRLIKPRYDIKIIDLGNIEAGNTITDTYFAVRQTLSELLKQKIVCLLIGASEDFIYQQYAAYEQTHFNMNVVLADARVALKTVDDNPLASGYLSNIIAHPKNYLFNVAHVGHQSYFVEPESYDAFERMNFDMMRLGLFKGKIQNIEPLCRNADMMAFNMNTIKGSDAPGQVLPSANGFSGEDACQIARYAGISNDISSFGIYNINPAKDISNLTSQLAAQMLWYFIDGFYARKNEYPTADSNDYMIYYTSIQGTYEINFYKNKYTDRWWMEVPYPKDRSNQKGSFMVPCSYSDYEIAMTDEIPDRWIKAYQKLI
- a CDS encoding MGMT family protein, with product MDEKTKYTFFENVFEVVKLIPFGKATSYGAIARYLGAAKSSRMVGYAMNSSHLLLHKVPAHRVVNRNGLLTGKHHFGGDTMQKLLEAEGFVIVDDKIQNFKKHFWDPNEALAM